GTCTCTTCGTCGAACTTGAAAATACAGTGATCAGTGACAACCATAACGGGTCCCCCACCCATAAGGCCGGCGCGTTCCCTGGCACCGGGTCCGGTCAGATACCCGGGGCTGGTCATAAAGCGCACGCGCTCCACAAACTTGCCCTTTTCCAAGCGGATCATGATTACCGTCCGCTGGGCCGAAGACGCAATATCGTTGGCCCCACCGCTGCCGGGCAGCCTGACCTTGGGCCGGGTATAGCTCCCATCCACCCCCGGGATCACCGTGCTGTTAAGATTCCCATAGCGGTCAACCTCTGCCCCGCCGATAATTCCCAGCGTAATAAACCCTCGTTGTTGATCACTGAACACCCGCCACATGGGACCGGCCGCCAGGGCATTGTCCGTCGTCGGGTTGTCGGAGATCGTCCAGGGAATCCGCCGGCTCATGGCCCCGACTCCCCCGCCTTCGTAGATCAAGATTGCGTCTGGCGCGTGGGTACTCACCGCACAGACACCGGCAATCAAAGGAATCCCGATCCCAATAAAGGCAACATCATCATTGCGGATCTGGCGGGCCGTAATTGCCCCCATCAATTCGGACGTCGTATAATCCTTGGCGTAGCTCATCGGGCTCCCTCCTTTGATACAATCTGGGGGATCTGGTAGTTATCATGTTCAAGCTCCTGCAGTTTGGCTAACCGATCCCAACCGACTTTGTTGAGATAGTCGTTATGGCTTTCTATCCCGTAGATCCACTCATCCATCCACTGCAGGATCCCTTCCCTGGTCCGTGAGGCAGCCACCATCTGGCGGCGGAAGGGAATATCCATCCAGTAATACCCCGCTACCGATAAGGGGTGACAGCCAAATGGTGCCTCCACGACAGCCGAAACACAGTAGGATGGAATCGCCGTCATGTTCGGGAGCTTACGAATCTCGCTCGTCGGGATTATTTCTTCACAGGTCAGCACTACTTTTTTTGCCGCCCGGGCGATGATATCATCGTTAACAAACATTCCCCAGATCTGGGCATTGCCGGCCTTGTCCGCCCGCTGCACGTGAATAAAGGCGACATCCGGCTGCGCTGCTGGTACCAGTGCAACTGGTCCGTTCCCATAGGGGTCATCAATCACCTTAATCTTCGGGTTTACTTTAATCATATCAGTCCCCAGCAGGGACTTGGTCGGCATAAAGGGCACCCCGCTGGCGCCGGCCATAAAGCGTAGTCCCATCGCGTAATTTGAATATTCCTCAATTTCGAGGTAATGGGGAATCCCTTGTTCCACCGCGCGCCTCCAGTTCAACCCCATGCCAACGACACCAATCCAGATATATGCAGATTCAACTCGCTTGATACAGCCAGCGGCGATCAGCGGCTCGGCTGTATCGGTAGTGGTGGCCGTAATGAAAGTGAGGTCCTTCTTCCGCTGCCGGATGATCTCGTGACAAGCCGCAAAGGGTTCTCGACTTCCCAAACCACCAAAAGTTATCGAACACCCATCTGTGACAAAGGTGGCAACTGCTTCTTTTAAGGTCATTCGCTTATCTTGCACACAACATCCCTCCTTATGGCGAAAAACAGATTTGCATATTCCTTCACCCCCACCCTGTTCGGCCGTGCTGATAATGTCTCTTTTTGTGATATGATGTCTAATTTTGTCTTGCTATGTTGTCTTGTGTCATATCGTGCCTGTTTTTGTCTTTTTCTGTTGTTTCTGTTGATCTAACCCATTTTTAACACTAATTGCAAATAATGTGCCAGCTTGTTTAACCGTCTGGTGCCTGGGCGTACTGTTCCCATCCCAACACAAAAAATAAATTTTTCAAAAATTGATAATGCTTCTTTCGCCGACGCAGAAGGAGTCAATCATTTTGTTTTTGCAACATCTGCGCCAATGGTGATTTAATTTTGAAACAATTCAGACCGGTGTGTTTGTGGAATAAAGTGCATGCATGATTATGTTTAAGCAGGTGAGTAATCTCTGGAGAAGATGAACAATAAATTTCTCAAAAAGTCATTTTTAGGCTGTCGTTACCAGAGATTCGGCAAAATATAATTGTTGCTCTCGCCAGAGCAAACAGGTACACTTATATTACAACTGATCGCTATTCTATGTAAGATTCCAACCTGTCACAGAACAAATCCCGAAACTTTCAACATTCATTCCCGCCTTAATTCATTCCACTTTATCCAGCCGAAAAACATTCAAACGTCGGAGGTGGTAGATTGTTTGAAAACATTGTTTTTATCAACCCGGACCCTTTGCTGCCAAAGCTGCACCGAGAGATTAGCCAACACGTCCGCGTTATCGATGCCATCATGGATGAGGCTATTCCTTACCTGGAAGAACTGGCTAAGTCAAATGTAGATGTCGTAATCACACGCGGCTACACCGCGGATCTGATTCGCTCTCGCATGAAAATTCAGGTGGTCAATGCCGAAATATCGACCTTTGACGTGCTGCAGACGATTTTCCGCAACCGCCGGCGGATTGCCCCGGATGAAAAAGAGATCGGCTTTGTTAGTTACTATAATCAACCTTACGATATCAAAGTCATGGAGCAGATCCTGGGCATCAAGATCCGCCACTTTACTTACCGCGAACAATCCGACGTGATTAAAAACGTGCACGAAGCCAAACAATTAGGATTGAGGACTATGTTCGGCGGCCTGATCACCTTAAGGACCGCTCAGCAAATGGGCATGCAAGTTATTCTCATCCGCCCCAACCGGGAAACGATTTTTCAAGCCATACAAAAAGCCAAGGAAATCGCCCAGATCCGCCAGCACGACTACGAGATAAATGAGCGCTTGAAAGCCCTGCTTAATCTTACTTCTGAGGGGATCGTGGCGCTCGGGTCAACGGGAAAAATCCGCTTGATCAACCCGTCTGCAGAACGCATTCTGGGACTAAAAACAAACGTTAATGGCAAGTCAGCCGCTGAGGTCTTGCCGGAAGGTCTGGTTGCCCTACTGAACTCGAAAACGGCTGCCTGCGAACAGTTGGTGAATACCAATCAGGGACAGATCGTGGTCAACAGCACACCCATCCATTTCGGCAATAAGTATATCGGCTCACTGGCTACCTTTAACGACGTGACTCACGTGCAGGTCCTGGAGCAGAAAATCCGCGCTGAATTATTCTCCAAGGGTCTGGTGGCCAAGTATAACTTTGATGATATCGTTGGCCGCAGCGAGCCGTTGCTGCGGGCGGTCTCTGCCGCCCGGCATTACGCTCAATCTGACGCCACCGTCCTGATAACCGGCGAAAGCGGGACCGGCAAGGAACTTTTCGCCCAAAGTATTCACCAGAGCAGCCGCCGGCACCGCGGTCCTTTTGTGGCCATTAACTGCGCCGCGTTACCGGAACACCTTTTGGAAAGCGAGCTGTTTGGCTATGAAGAAGGGGCGTTTACCGGGGCCCGCAAGGGGGGAAAACCCGGTTTGTTCGAACTGGCGCACAAAGGCACCCTGTTCCTGGACGAAATCAGTGAAATGCCCCCCCATCTCCAGTCCCACCTGCTCCGTGTATTACAACACAAAGAAGTGATGCGGGTTGGGGGTTCGCGGGTCATTCCCGTGAATGTACGGATTATCGCCGCGACGAACAAGGATATTAAGGAACTGGTTGAACAGGGGACGTTCCGCAACGACCTCTTCTACCGCCTGGATGTGCTCAGACTGATCGTTCCACCGCTGCGCGAGCGGCAGTCAGACATTCCCTATCTGGTGCAATACTTTCCCAATCAAATATCATCACGCTACAACAAACGGGTGCCACCGTTAACGGAAACAGTTTTACAGTCCATGCAATCCTATCACTGGCCAGGAAATGTGCGGGAATTGGAGAACTTTGTTGAAAAATACGTTGTCCTGTGTAACGCCGGCGAATCTTCTGAGATGGCGGAACAAATGGCCCTGGGTCTCCTGGCGCAGGGAAAAGGAGAAACCTACAAACCGCCTAAACCAACCATTACCGTACCCGTCGGCAGTCTGGAAGAGATGGAAAGCAACATTTTAATTCAGTTGGACCAAATGATCCAGGATAAGCAGAAACTGGCAAGCCGCTTAGGCATCAGTCGGTCGACCCTGTGGAGGAAACTCCAGAGCAATAATCAAGTTAGGAGTGAGAAAGATGCTTAACTACGACTACAAGGCCGGTTCCAAGGGGACACTTGTCTTTATTCACGGCTCCGGCGGCAGCCGCCGCAAGTGGCGAAGTTTGATGAGTGATCTGCCTGAAGGGTATGGGGGGCTGGCCCTGGATTTACCGGGTCACGGGGAATCAACAGGCGAGGCACAGTCCGATGTCAGCGAGTACGCCCGTGTGGTCAGAGATAGCGTGACCGCCATTGGACCCACACGGCCGCTGATCTGGGTAGGACACTCCCTCGGTGGGGCGATTGTCTTAATGGTCGCCCTGATTGACCCGAACGCGGTTGATTATCTTGTCCTGGTGGGCACGGGGGCCCGTCTGCGGGTCGTCCCTGCCTTTTTAGAAAACCTGCGACAAGGGATAGTTAACCCGGCCTTTAAACGGCGGGCCTTTTCCCCAGCCACAGATGAAGCTTTGATTAACGCCGAAATCGAAATGGATCTAACAGTGGATCCGGTCGTTGTTTACCGTGATTTTCTTGCCTGCGACAACTTTGACGTGATGTCGCGCCTGCCCGAAATACAACAGCCCACCCAGGTGATCGTTGGCGCCGATGACCTCCTGACCCCGCCCAAATACTCCGAGTATCTGGTAAAAAACTTACCCAACAGCACTCTGGCGGTGATTCCTGCCGCCGGACACATGGTCATGCTGGAACAGCCCGCCGCAGTCAAACAGGTGATCACCGAGTTTCTCCGCCAACACAACCACTGAGCACAATTAAAGCCTTGGCAAGATTTGACTAATTTACAAACACCGATAGCCTACCTGCGCGGTAGGCGATCTTTTTTCAAACCCTGTATTACTCCAGTCAAGACGTCGACCAGTAAATTTACCTGTTTCGCCAGTTCCACCACCGCTTCCGCAATCCCCAGCCCTTCATTGCTCAACACACCACTCTCTTCTCCTGCTCTCCCCGACGTTAGTTTAGCGCGGTGAGCACCAATGTAGTCACAATACCGTTGGGCAATCAAGCGCCCATCCCCTAAGGTCCTGCTCACTGTTTCCCGGCTGCTCGGGCTGTCCAGGCAGTAACCATTTAACAACTGAAGCCGGCAGCCGCGGGGGTAGACCGGGCTCGTGACCAACCCCGAAACCTGATTAACTGCCACATAACCATAAGCGCTGTCGTTTGCCGTCACTGGCCGCCGCAGCTTGACCGGAATGAGAATCAGGTGAATAGACAGGGGAAGCGGCACCAGGGCCCGGCGGCCGACCAGTTCACCGTAGATCTCTCTGGCCGCTTGCTGGTCCAGAGCAAACTGACGCGCCAGGGCGTTCCGCACCCCCCGGATGGTCCGCCGGTCCAGGTAGTGTCCGCCATTGTTCGTAATAATCTCGGTGGCATCTCCCAGCCCCGGTTGATAAACCGGGCATAAGGCCGTTAATTCGTTATACAGTTCCTCAACTTTCCGGTATTCCATACCCTGGCCTCCTCTCCGCCAACTTTGCCATCATCATAGACCAGGGTTGTGTAGAGAGCATGATCCTTCTGTGCAGAATAAGTGAATTGTTTGTGTTCCCAATGATACTCTTTTTTCTTTCATGTCCCCCGTAAAAATTGTTTCAGCCGCCCCTTTACGCCAATTGCAATTTGCGCTAAAGTGAAAACAGAATGCCATTGGGCATTCTGCCATAGACTAGAGAAAGACTGGATATGTAAAAGTCCCATTCAGGTTAGAGGTTAGACACTGTCAGTAAAATTTTAGATGCGCTCATGGAGGTATCAGACATATGTATCCCACGTCACAGATCCGTGATCTTAGACTTGCGCCAGAAGGCCACCGAAAAATCGACTGGGTTCGTCCCCACATGCCGATCCTGAATCAGCTCCGCACCGAGTTTGCGCAGACCAGACCATTTGCTGGACGGCGTCTCGTCCTCTGCCTGCACCTGGAAGCGAAAACTGCCTACCTGGCGCGAGTCCTGCAGGCCGGGGGGGCCGAGGTCACTGTTGTTGCCAGTAACCCCTTGTCAACGCAGGACGATGTTGTAGCCGCGCTGGTGGATAGCGGCATTCGCGCCTTCGCCTGGCACGGAGCCACTGTCGAGGAGTACCGCCGCCACCTGAATCTGGCGCTGGACTGTCACCCCGACGCCATCATCGACGACGGCGGAGATGTGGTGGCTCTCCTCCACGCGGAACGCTCAGCCCAGCTCCCCGAGATCCTGGGCGGCTGCGAGGAAACAACCACCGGGGTCTTGCGCCTTCGCGCCATGGAACGTGAAGGCCAATTGCACTTCCCCATGATCGCCGTCAACGACGCCTACATGAAATACCTCTTTGACAACCGTTACGGAACAGGCCAATCTGTCTGGGACGGTATTATGCGGACTACCAATCTGGTCGTCGCTGGCAAGACGGTCGTGGTAATCGGCTACGGGTGGTGCGGCAAGGGAGTAGCGCTGCGCGCCAAAGGGCTCGGGGCGAAGGTAGTGGTCACCGAAATCGACCCGATCAAGGCCAATGAAGCCATCATGGACGGCTTCCAGGTCCTGCCTTTGATTGAAGCCGCGAGTATTGGCGACGTTTTCATCACCGTGACTGGCAACATCAATGTCATCCGGCGGGAACATTTCGCGGTGATGAAAGACCAGGCGATCCTGGCCAATGCCGGTCACTTTGACGTCGAGATCAGCAAACCTGATTTATTCCAAATGGCGGTGTCTTCCCGGACCGTCCGCCGCAATATCGAGGAGTTTGTCTTTGCCGACGGACGGCGGGTCTACCTCCTGGCGGAAGGGCGGCTGGTCAACCTGGCCGCAGGCGATGGACATCCCGCGGAAGTGATGGATCTGAGCTTTTCCCTGCAAGCCCTGTCCCTTAAATACCTGATTGCGAATCGGGCCAACCTCGTGCCGAAAGTTCACCCGGTGCCGGCTGAGATCGACCAGCAGGTCGCGCGTCTGCGCCTAAAAGCGCTCGGCATTACCATTGACACCCTGACGCCAGAGCAAGAACGTTATCTAGCCAGTTGGGCCGATTAGCCATACCCGTCTGTTTCTGCCTTAATCAGCCGGTAAGTACCCGGGCGTAGTTGGTAGCCCAGTGAGCGGTGATTGAGAATATAATAGGGGTCGCGGCCATCATCGCCCAGTTTGCGGCGCAGATTACGGATGTGCGAACGTACATCAAAACCGGACCCCTCCCCGCCTGTTCCATCCCCATACAGGGCATCATACAAAACCTCTGGAGTCGTTATCCGTCGGCCATTTTCCGCTAACTTGGCGAGAATCCGCAGTTCCGCCGCTGTTACATTCAATCTCTCCGTGCCCAACCAGACTTCACCCGTCTCTGGGCTAATGACCAGCAGGGGACGGGAAGAACCACCCACCTGATAGACTGGGTGGTTCTCTGCGATCTGGAATTCTACTTCCAAGCCATCTGGCAAACTGCCCACCCGCATGAAGATCACTCTTCCTCGACTGCCATCACTAGTCCCATCCATAAAATATCTCGCCCTCCTTTGAAACGTGTGTTTGGTGTAATTATTCGCCGGTGGAGTCAAGAATCCTGTCTGGCAGAGGAAGTTATTTCCATCAAATTCCGACAATCCATGACGCCAAGATGGTAAGTTCGCCGCATATTTTTCATTTTTCTCGGGCAACCTGTCAGCAGTAGAGAAACTTTATAAAATAAAAAATCCTGGGGGGAAAAATGTGACCTACTTCATCAGGCGCCGGCGCATCGCCCTGTTTTTCCTCTTCTTCGGCGTCGTGATCGCGATGATGCTTTCTTTCAAGCTCTGGGTCGACCCACCGGTGCGCAAAACCGTTCCTTTACGGGTCGGGGCGGTTGCCGTTATTCGGTAGGTTTCAACAGGTCGCTTAAAGGCTTAAACACTTCTGCTATGTAACTGCTGGGACTGGGTAGGGTAATCCCCAACACCTGGGGAATCGTCAGACCTAACCAAAGTACCACCAGAACTATATAGGCAGCCAGTTCGCGCCACATTTTTTCTTTAATTAACCAGGGCAAGTCAATCGCCAGCATGATCATCAAAGCTATGAACACCAGGGCCAGTAGTCCAAGCATCTTTACCCACTCCTTTGTTTGTTAATTCGTCCCTTCAGACCCGTTCCCGCGGGGCTGAGCCTTAATCCCCCGTCCCAGGGCCACCAGTAGCATTAGCACAGGCAAGCCGACTTCAACCGTTAAAAGCGAGTACACCGGCCAGGACTTACCCGCAAAATGAAACAGTTCAACTATATTGCGATAATTGAGCATGCCCATGGCTACGATCAGTCCGCCGGCCGGCAGCACCAACGGACGATAGTCGCGCAGCTTTAGCCATTCCGCCAAGCCGTAAACAAAAGCCAGGTAGAACAGGCTTATCTTTACCACCCCGCCAAACACCCAAATCCCAAGGGTGAAGGCCTCCACCCGCTCGATGGAAGCGGCGATATGGATCATCCGCGCGGCGTTCAGAGTAGAAATGACAAACGATGCGACCTGGACTGGCCCGAACAC
The Bacillota bacterium genome window above contains:
- a CDS encoding glutaconate CoA-transferase, giving the protein MSYAKDYTTSELMGAITARQIRNDDVAFIGIGIPLIAGVCAVSTHAPDAILIYEGGGVGAMSRRIPWTISDNPTTDNALAAGPMWRVFSDQQRGFITLGIIGGAEVDRYGNLNSTVIPGVDGSYTRPKVRLPGSGGANDIASSAQRTVIMIRLEKGKFVERVRFMTSPGYLTGPGARERAGLMGGGPVMVVTDHCIFKFDEETKEMYLDALFPGVTVDQVRERVDWDLKVAPWLSEVEPPTEEQVRVMRSFDSMGIILGKKSTQKTETFEEYYEKMKRSYEAIELKL
- a CDS encoding CoA transferase subunit A, encoding MTLKEAVATFVTDGCSITFGGLGSREPFAACHEIIRQRKKDLTFITATTTDTAEPLIAAGCIKRVESAYIWIGVVGMGLNWRRAVEQGIPHYLEIEEYSNYAMGLRFMAGASGVPFMPTKSLLGTDMIKVNPKIKVIDDPYGNGPVALVPAAQPDVAFIHVQRADKAGNAQIWGMFVNDDIIARAAKKVVLTCEEIIPTSEIRKLPNMTAIPSYCVSAVVEAPFGCHPLSVAGYYWMDIPFRRQMVAASRTREGILQWMDEWIYGIESHNDYLNKVGWDRLAKLQELEHDNYQIPQIVSKEGAR
- a CDS encoding sigma 54-interacting transcriptional regulator; translation: MFENIVFINPDPLLPKLHREISQHVRVIDAIMDEAIPYLEELAKSNVDVVITRGYTADLIRSRMKIQVVNAEISTFDVLQTIFRNRRRIAPDEKEIGFVSYYNQPYDIKVMEQILGIKIRHFTYREQSDVIKNVHEAKQLGLRTMFGGLITLRTAQQMGMQVILIRPNRETIFQAIQKAKEIAQIRQHDYEINERLKALLNLTSEGIVALGSTGKIRLINPSAERILGLKTNVNGKSAAEVLPEGLVALLNSKTAACEQLVNTNQGQIVVNSTPIHFGNKYIGSLATFNDVTHVQVLEQKIRAELFSKGLVAKYNFDDIVGRSEPLLRAVSAARHYAQSDATVLITGESGTGKELFAQSIHQSSRRHRGPFVAINCAALPEHLLESELFGYEEGAFTGARKGGKPGLFELAHKGTLFLDEISEMPPHLQSHLLRVLQHKEVMRVGGSRVIPVNVRIIAATNKDIKELVEQGTFRNDLFYRLDVLRLIVPPLRERQSDIPYLVQYFPNQISSRYNKRVPPLTETVLQSMQSYHWPGNVRELENFVEKYVVLCNAGESSEMAEQMALGLLAQGKGETYKPPKPTITVPVGSLEEMESNILIQLDQMIQDKQKLASRLGISRSTLWRKLQSNNQVRSEKDA
- a CDS encoding alpha/beta hydrolase, with protein sequence MLNYDYKAGSKGTLVFIHGSGGSRRKWRSLMSDLPEGYGGLALDLPGHGESTGEAQSDVSEYARVVRDSVTAIGPTRPLIWVGHSLGGAIVLMVALIDPNAVDYLVLVGTGARLRVVPAFLENLRQGIVNPAFKRRAFSPATDEALINAEIEMDLTVDPVVVYRDFLACDNFDVMSRLPEIQQPTQVIVGADDLLTPPKYSEYLVKNLPNSTLAVIPAAGHMVMLEQPAAVKQVITEFLRQHNH
- a CDS encoding adenosylhomocysteinase, which gives rise to MYPTSQIRDLRLAPEGHRKIDWVRPHMPILNQLRTEFAQTRPFAGRRLVLCLHLEAKTAYLARVLQAGGAEVTVVASNPLSTQDDVVAALVDSGIRAFAWHGATVEEYRRHLNLALDCHPDAIIDDGGDVVALLHAERSAQLPEILGGCEETTTGVLRLRAMEREGQLHFPMIAVNDAYMKYLFDNRYGTGQSVWDGIMRTTNLVVAGKTVVVIGYGWCGKGVALRAKGLGAKVVVTEIDPIKANEAIMDGFQVLPLIEAASIGDVFITVTGNINVIRREHFAVMKDQAILANAGHFDVEISKPDLFQMAVSSRTVRRNIEEFVFADGRRVYLLAEGRLVNLAAGDGHPAEVMDLSFSLQALSLKYLIANRANLVPKVHPVPAEIDQQVARLRLKALGITIDTLTPEQERYLASWAD
- a CDS encoding response regulator transcription factor; amino-acid sequence: MDGTSDGSRGRVIFMRVGSLPDGLEVEFQIAENHPVYQVGGSSRPLLVISPETGEVWLGTERLNVTAAELRILAKLAENGRRITTPEVLYDALYGDGTGGEGSGFDVRSHIRNLRRKLGDDGRDPYYILNHRSLGYQLRPGTYRLIKAETDGYG